From the Primulina tabacum isolate GXHZ01 chromosome 15, ASM2559414v2, whole genome shotgun sequence genome, one window contains:
- the LOC142525843 gene encoding uncharacterized protein LOC142525843 — translation MANIGASLKILESQVEQITKQLTSQPSGAVQKTSDPNLREVNAIFMQHEEIGVVSREEKVDQPTPSKGNRDLKNLHSNIQSAEQEEVAFTGEDDKGRQGNLPQKLQDLGEFVVPCEIGGQSVKTTICDSGASVNIMPSSLYEKLGLSRIKTTEVILQLADKSVKVPLGCVKDVELKIDKLRLPADFVVLEVEDSKNVRIILGRPFLATAGAIIDLKQRKLTMDVEGQRVEIMASKSSHNPP, via the exons ATGGCGAATATTGGTGCTTCCTTGAAAATCCTTGAGTCGCAAGTGGAGCAGATAACGAAGCAACTCACGTCTCAACCGTCAGGCGCAGTACAAAAGACTTCAGACCCAAATCTGAGAGAGGTGAATGCCATTTTTATGCAGCATGAGGAGATTGGAGTGGTAAGCAGAGAAGAGAAAGTTGATCAGCCGACTCCAAGCAAAGGGAATCGAG atctcaagaacctacactcTAACATTCAGTCTGCAGAGCAGGAAGAGGTGGCATTTACTGGAGAAGATGATAAGGGAAGGCAAGGAAATCTTCCTCAGAAGCTGCAAGACCTCGGGGAATTTGTTGTACCATGTGAAATAGGGGGTCAATCAGTGAAAACAACTATATGTGATTCAGGAGCAAGTGTGAATATAATGCCAAGTTCTCTTTACGAGAaacttggactgagcagaaTCAAAACCACAGAAGTAATCTTGCAGCTGGCAGATAAATCGGTAAAGGTGCCACTGGGTTGTGTCAAAGATGTTGAACTTAAAATTGATAAATTGAGGCTTCCAGCAGATTTTGTGGTACTTGAAGTGGAGGACAGTAAGAATGTTCGTAtcattctaggacgaccattCTTGGCTACTGCTGGAGCCATCATTGATTTGAAACAAAGAAAATTGACAATGGATGTTGAAGGTCAAAGGGTGGAAATCATGGCATCCAAGAGTTCTCACAACCCACCTTGA